CGTCGCAGGTCGCGATGTCGGCCTCCTCCAGGCTGGCCAGCTCACAGGCGTCGGCCAGGATCCACTCGGCGGCCGGCACCCGCTCAGGGCGCAGCATCTTCGGCTTCCGCTCGATCAGCATCACCTGGTGCCCGTTCTCGATCAGTTCCTGGGCGATCGAGCGGCCCACGTTGCCCGCGCCGGCGATGGCTACCCGCATGTCAGCGCCCTCCTTCCGGGGGTGAGCCCGCCACCGTCGTCACCTGGTTGGCGACGTCGTCGGTGACCAGCATGGAGATCTGGTCGCCCTCCTGGATCACGCTGGAGGCGGTGGGCAGGGCGGCGATGCCGAACCGGGTCACGTACCCGACCCGTGCTCCGGTCGCCTCCTCGAGCCCGCGTACCGGTCGGCCGATCCAGCCGTCGTGGATCGGCACCTCGATGATCGAAATGGTGCTGGTCGGGTCGCGGAAGATCTCCACGTGTCCCTCGGGCACCAGGTGCCGGACGATCCGGTCGGCGGTCCACCGGACGGTGGCCACGGTGGGGATGCCGAGCCGCTCGTAGACCTGCGCCCGTTTCGAGTCGTAGATCCGGGCCACCACCCGGGAGACGCCGTAGGTCTCGCGGGCCAGCCGGGCGGAGATGATGTTGGAGTTGTCGCCGCTGGACACCGCGGCGAATCCGTCGGCCCGCTCGATGCCGGCCTGCCGTAGCACGTCCGCGTCGAAACCGGCCCCGGTGACCGTGATTCCGCCGAAGTCCGAGCCGAGCCGGCGGAAGGCGTCCGCGTCCTGGTCGATCACGGCCACCGAGTGGCCGCGCGACTCCAGGTTGTGGGCCAGGGTCGAGCCGACCCGTCCGCAGCCCATGATCACGACGTGCACGTACGTCCTCCTGGTGATCACGTGACCGACCCGTCGGAGTGGGTGGGTTCACCGAAAGCGTGCCATGCGACCCGTCCCCGGTGGTGCCCGACCTCCCCGACGGGTGCGGTCGAACCGGTCCGGGTCGCCCCGTCCGGCGCCGGGCCGGGCTGCCGGGCACCGGACCGGTGAAGATCGCCGCACCGGTCGGCCGGGCGATTCCGACAGCCGTACCCTTACCGGTTGTGGCCAGACCCACCTCGCTGCTGAAGCGCCTGCTCCTCGGCCGACCGTTCCGGTCGGACAAGCTGCAGCACACCCTGCTGCCGAAGCGCATCGCGCTGCCGGTGTTCGCCTCCGACGCGCTGTCCAGCGTGGCGTACGCCCCGGACGAGATCCTGCTGACCCTCTCCATCGCCGGCACCTCCGCGTACCTCTTCTCCCCGTGGGTGGCCCTGGCGGTCGTGGTGGTGATGCTGACGGTGGTGGCGAGCTACCGGCAGACCGTGCACGCCTACCCCTCCGGCGGCGGCGACTACGAGGTGGCCACGGTCAACCTGGGGCCGAAGTTCGGCGTCGGGGTGGCCAGCGCTCTGCTGGTCGACTACGTGCTGACGGTGGCGGTCTCGGTCTCCTCCGGCGTGGCCAACCTGGGTTCGGTGCTGCCGTTCGTCTCCGAGCACCGGGTGGGGGTGGCGGTGACCGCCGTCATCCTGCTCACCTCGATCAACCTGCGCGGGCTGCGTGAGTCCGGCACCGCGTTCGCGATCCCCACCTACGGCTTCATCATCGTCATCGTCGGGATGATCCTCACCGGGTTGGTCCGGATCTTCGTCCTCGGGCACGACCTCTCGGCGCCCAGCGCCAACCTGGTGGTCAGCGCCGAGCACGCCAACCTGACCGCCTTCGCGATGGCGTTCCTGCTGCTCCGGGCGTTCTCCTCGGGCTGTGCCGCGCTGACCGGGGTCGAGGCGATCTCCAACGGCGTCCCCGCCTTCAAGCCGCCGAAGAGCAAGAACGCCGCCACCACGCTGCTGCTGCTCGGCACGGTGGCGATCGTGATGATCGTCGGCATCATCTGGCTGGCCCGGCTGACCCACCTCCAGTTCATGGAGAATCCGGCCCGCCAGCTCGAACACGGGCCGCTCGACTACGTGCAGAAGACCGTGACCGTCCAGCTCGGCCAGGCGATCTTCGGCGACGGGGTACTCCTCTTCGTGGTCGCCGGGGCGACCGCGCTGATCCTCTTCCTGGCCGCCAACACGGCGTTCAACGGCTTCCCGGTGCTCGGCTCGATCCTGGCGCAGGACCGCTACCTGCCCCGCCAGTTGCACACCCGGGGTGACCGGCTGGCGTTCTCGAACGGCATCGTCTTCCTCGCGGTCGCCGCGTGCCTGCTGATCGTCGCCTTCCAGGCCGAGGTGACCCGGCTGATCCAGCTCTACATCGTCGGCGTCTTCGTCTCGTTCACGCTCTCCCAGGCCGGCATGATCCGACACTGGAACCGGCTGCTGCGTACCGAGCGGGATCCGGTGGTCCGGCGTCGGATGATCCGTTCCCGGGCGATCAACACCTTCGGGATGGGGCTCACCGCGGCCGTACTGGTGGTCGTCCTGATCACCAAGTTCCTGCTCGGCGCCTGGATCGCGATCGCCGCGATGGCCGTGATCTTCGTGATGATGCTCGGCATCCGCCGGCACTACGACCGGATCGCCGCCGAGCTGACCCCGGCCGAGGGCCGGCCGGTGCTGCCCGCCCGCAACCACGCCATCGTGCTGGTCAGCAAGGTGCACCAGCCGACCCTGCGGGCGGTCGCCTACGCTCAGGCCACCCGGCCGGACACGCTGACCGCGTTGACGGTCAGCGTGGACGACGTCGACACCCGGGCGGTCCAGGCCGAGTGGGAGCGACACGGGATGACCGTGCCGCTGACCGTCATCGACTCGCCGTACCGGGAGATCACCCGGCCTATCCTCGACTTCGTCGCCTCGGCCCGCCGGGCGTCACCCCGCGACGTGGTCACCGTCTTCATCCCCGAGTACGTCGTCGGGCACTGGTGGGAGAATCTGCTGCACAACCAGAGCGCACTGCGAATCAAGGGCCGGCTGCTCTTCGAACCGGGAGTGATGGTGACCAGCGTGCCGTGGCAACTGGCCTCGACCGCCCGGAAGAACCTGGACCGGTACGACGCGACACTGCGGCGCGGACCCGCCCGGGGCCCCCGGGGCGCCAGCGTCGGCGACCTGCTCACCCCACCGGCGCCGTCGGGCGGCAGCACGACCGCCCCGGCGCGACCGTCGAGCCTGAGCACCGCGCCACCGCCGCCGCCCCCCACCACCGCACCGTCACCCCCGCCTCCGCCGCCCGGTACGGATCTCGACGATCCCCCGCCGGCCCCCGGTGCCGACACCGCCGGCCCCCGATGAGTCCCGGTGAGGCGGAGCGGGTCGAGCGGGCCACGACCGGCCCCGGTGAGGCGGAGCGGGTCGAGTTGACCGTCGGCGCGGTGGCGCACGGCGGGCACTGCGTGGCGCGGCTCGACGGCCAGGTGGTCTTCGTCCGGCACGCCCTGCCCGGCGAGCGGGTTATTGCCGAGATCACCGAGGTACGCCGGGACTTCCTGCGGGCGGACGCGGTGACCGTACTCGAACCGTCGCCGGACCGGGTCGAACCGCCCTGCCCGTACGCCGGTCCGGACCGGTGTGGCGGATGCGACCTCCAGCACGTCGCGCCTCCGGCGCAGCGGGACTGGAAGGCGGAGGTGGTACGCGAGCAGTTGCGCCGGCTGGCCCGACTGGACCCGGCCGAGGTCGCCGAGCTGGACGTCCGGGTCGACGCGCTGCCCGGTGGATCGCTGGGCTGGCGGTCC
The nucleotide sequence above comes from Plantactinospora soyae. Encoded proteins:
- a CDS encoding potassium channel family protein, which encodes MHVVIMGCGRVGSTLAHNLESRGHSVAVIDQDADAFRRLGSDFGGITVTGAGFDADVLRQAGIERADGFAAVSSGDNSNIISARLARETYGVSRVVARIYDSKRAQVYERLGIPTVATVRWTADRIVRHLVPEGHVEIFRDPTSTISIIEVPIHDGWIGRPVRGLEEATGARVGYVTRFGIAALPTASSVIQEGDQISMLVTDDVANQVTTVAGSPPEGGR
- a CDS encoding APC family permease, producing the protein MARPTSLLKRLLLGRPFRSDKLQHTLLPKRIALPVFASDALSSVAYAPDEILLTLSIAGTSAYLFSPWVALAVVVVMLTVVASYRQTVHAYPSGGGDYEVATVNLGPKFGVGVASALLVDYVLTVAVSVSSGVANLGSVLPFVSEHRVGVAVTAVILLTSINLRGLRESGTAFAIPTYGFIIVIVGMILTGLVRIFVLGHDLSAPSANLVVSAEHANLTAFAMAFLLLRAFSSGCAALTGVEAISNGVPAFKPPKSKNAATTLLLLGTVAIVMIVGIIWLARLTHLQFMENPARQLEHGPLDYVQKTVTVQLGQAIFGDGVLLFVVAGATALILFLAANTAFNGFPVLGSILAQDRYLPRQLHTRGDRLAFSNGIVFLAVAACLLIVAFQAEVTRLIQLYIVGVFVSFTLSQAGMIRHWNRLLRTERDPVVRRRMIRSRAINTFGMGLTAAVLVVVLITKFLLGAWIAIAAMAVIFVMMLGIRRHYDRIAAELTPAEGRPVLPARNHAIVLVSKVHQPTLRAVAYAQATRPDTLTALTVSVDDVDTRAVQAEWERHGMTVPLTVIDSPYREITRPILDFVASARRASPRDVVTVFIPEYVVGHWWENLLHNQSALRIKGRLLFEPGVMVTSVPWQLASTARKNLDRYDATLRRGPARGPRGASVGDLLTPPAPSGGSTTAPARPSSLSTAPPPPPPTTAPSPPPPPPGTDLDDPPPAPGADTAGPR